In Dyadobacter sp. NIV53, a single window of DNA contains:
- a CDS encoding REP-associated tyrosine transposase, translating to MASHQYFIRNQNELYFLTMTVVDWVDVFTRKEHKLKIIDSLCYCQEEKGLKIYGWCLMSNHLHLLAAAEEGFLLSDILRDMKKYTSKQIVAAIEFEIESRKEWMLYRFQYAGKFKQNVKDYKFWQDGNHAEECYNYDFAKTKLHYIHQNPVRAMIVEEAEHYLFSSARDYAGLKGLLKVEFLYS from the coding sequence ATGGCTTCACATCAGTACTTCATCAGAAATCAAAACGAGCTCTATTTCTTAACTATGACAGTGGTAGACTGGGTTGATGTTTTCACAAGAAAAGAACATAAGCTAAAAATAATTGATTCGCTTTGTTATTGTCAGGAAGAAAAAGGTCTAAAAATATATGGATGGTGCCTTATGTCCAATCACCTGCATTTATTGGCAGCTGCCGAGGAGGGTTTCCTTTTGTCTGATATACTTCGGGATATGAAAAAATATACATCAAAGCAAATAGTTGCAGCTATAGAATTTGAGATTGAAAGCCGTAAAGAATGGATGCTGTATAGATTTCAGTACGCAGGAAAGTTTAAACAAAATGTCAAGGATTACAAATTTTGGCAAGATGGCAATCATGCCGAAGAATGTTATAATTATGATTTTGCAAAAACGAAGCTGCATTATATTCATCAAAATCCTGTACGGGCAATGATTGTAGAAGAGGCAGAACATTATTTGTTTAGTTCTGCAAGAGATTATGCCGGATTAAAAGGGTTGTTGAAAGTGGAGTTTTTGTATAGCTAA
- a CDS encoding TolC family protein has product MKRITISLLLYLAIILPGYSQDTLRLTLEQAQEQFIQKNFALIAQKFNVNIAEAGVQQARLWYNPNLFVETNLYNGYTHKVLPFGKQTDLINPTGGVFNIQLQQVLSLTASRSKLVKLAESNVALQQSAFQDVMRNVRFTLAQTFGNLVNEQAKLKMLDLERARLESLLAAFRAQLKLGVIAPYEVTRIELEQKNFEKDQSTLNVQIAQDEAIMRVLLSQGGTVYIVADDSTAGNQNSPGLSQLLDLAFANRPDLQVAQQQILYNQNNLTYQKSLATPNLTIGADYQRLGSAFPHYVGAQVLMDLPVRNKNQGNIQSAKVGIDQSKTTAELSHLQVEQDVVAAARQYQEAISLQQKLTPEYLQSIEEISKNATEDYAKRIIDLVSFIDKIRAYRDAQLNLIDLKNDLFQARQQLNFVTNSKTF; this is encoded by the coding sequence ATGAAAAGAATAACTATCTCTCTTCTGCTATATCTGGCTATTATTTTGCCAGGTTACAGCCAGGATACGCTCCGGCTTACGCTCGAACAGGCGCAGGAACAATTTATCCAAAAAAACTTTGCACTTATTGCCCAGAAGTTCAATGTCAACATCGCCGAAGCTGGTGTTCAACAGGCCAGACTCTGGTACAATCCCAACCTGTTTGTCGAAACCAATCTGTACAACGGTTACACCCATAAAGTACTTCCGTTTGGAAAACAAACCGACCTGATTAATCCGACTGGCGGTGTTTTTAACATTCAGTTACAGCAGGTTTTAAGCCTGACAGCCAGCCGCAGCAAACTCGTCAAACTGGCCGAATCCAACGTTGCTTTGCAGCAATCCGCTTTTCAGGATGTAATGCGCAATGTACGCTTTACTTTGGCTCAGACATTTGGGAACCTGGTTAATGAGCAAGCTAAATTAAAGATGCTGGACCTGGAAAGAGCCAGGCTGGAAAGTCTGCTTGCTGCTTTTCGTGCACAATTGAAGTTAGGCGTTATTGCTCCTTATGAAGTAACACGCATTGAATTGGAACAAAAGAATTTCGAAAAAGACCAATCCACCCTGAATGTTCAAATAGCACAGGACGAAGCAATTATGCGTGTATTGCTTTCACAGGGAGGAACAGTATATATTGTTGCGGATGATAGTACAGCAGGCAATCAGAATAGCCCCGGATTGAGCCAGCTTCTTGACTTAGCTTTTGCCAACCGTCCTGATTTACAAGTTGCACAACAACAAATTTTATATAATCAGAACAACCTTACGTATCAGAAATCACTGGCGACGCCCAATCTGACAATCGGAGCTGATTATCAGCGCCTGGGTTCAGCTTTTCCACATTATGTAGGTGCACAGGTATTGATGGACCTGCCGGTCAGGAATAAAAACCAGGGAAATATTCAAAGCGCAAAAGTAGGTATCGACCAGTCTAAAACCACTGCTGAACTTAGTCATTTACAGGTTGAACAGGACGTGGTAGCGGCAGCGCGTCAATATCAGGAAGCTATTTCATTACAACAAAAACTGACTCCTGAATATTTGCAAAGTATTGAAGAAATATCAAAAAACGCCACCGAAGATTACGCCAAACGTATTATTGATCTTGTAAGTTTTATTGACAAGATCAGAGCTTACCGAGATGCGCAACTCAATTTAATTGATCTTAAAAATGATCTTTTTCAGGCTCGCCAGCAACTCAATTTTGTGACTAATTCTAAAACATTTTAA
- a CDS encoding efflux RND transporter periplasmic adaptor subunit: MKFILNNISFRLSAVGFRRTVKLAFIMTLTACWLAACTKSEKPQEAETKDTESGFRTDTVALRNFEEEIQFTGSVSFDEKKVDKVYPIVSGNVLDVKADLGAYVQKGQVLATVQSGDVSDFLKDQNTAKANYDIAKRNADNVEQLYKTKFSSENDLTNARKQLEIAGSELERSTQVLKLYGGASTGKTPVFSVKSPESGYVVERNVNPEMQIRSDNSDPLFTISNLNDVWVLINIYESDIQAVKQGQQVNITTLAYPDKVFTGTISNISQVVDNESKVLQARVVLRNPNGMLKPDMFCTIRLHIEKPEKLLAVNPISVIFSQDKYFVIKEVKKGEYKSVPVEILKNTSKYMYIKGALEHGDVIVTEGALMLFSELTDN, translated from the coding sequence ATGAAATTCATTTTAAATAATATAAGCTTTCGGCTTTCGGCAGTCGGCTTTCGGCGGACAGTGAAACTTGCATTCATCATGACTCTTACTGCATGCTGGCTAGCGGCTTGTACTAAGTCAGAGAAACCACAGGAAGCAGAAACAAAGGATACAGAATCAGGATTCAGGACCGATACGGTAGCATTACGAAATTTTGAAGAAGAGATCCAGTTTACAGGTTCTGTTTCATTCGACGAGAAAAAAGTTGATAAAGTGTATCCGATAGTAAGTGGAAACGTACTGGATGTGAAGGCAGATTTGGGTGCGTATGTACAAAAGGGTCAGGTATTGGCAACTGTACAAAGCGGTGATGTCAGCGATTTTTTAAAAGACCAGAATACTGCGAAAGCAAATTATGACATTGCTAAACGGAATGCTGATAATGTTGAACAACTGTATAAAACCAAATTCTCTTCCGAAAACGATCTGACCAATGCACGTAAACAACTTGAAATTGCAGGTTCAGAACTGGAACGATCTACACAGGTTTTGAAATTATATGGCGGCGCATCAACGGGTAAAACGCCGGTTTTCAGTGTAAAATCGCCTGAAAGCGGTTATGTTGTAGAACGCAATGTGAATCCTGAAATGCAGATCCGTTCCGACAACTCTGACCCGCTGTTTACCATTTCAAATCTGAACGATGTTTGGGTGCTAATCAACATTTATGAATCTGATATTCAGGCGGTAAAACAAGGACAGCAGGTAAACATCACTACGTTAGCTTATCCCGACAAAGTATTTACCGGAACAATTTCCAATATCAGCCAGGTGGTTGATAATGAAAGTAAAGTATTACAGGCACGCGTCGTTTTGCGCAATCCAAACGGAATGCTCAAACCCGATATGTTCTGTACGATCAGACTTCATATTGAAAAGCCCGAAAAACTTTTGGCAGTAAATCCTATTTCGGTCATTTTTAGCCAGGATAAATACTTTGTGATCAAGGAAGTAAAAAAAGGGGAATACAAATCTGTTCCGGTTGAAATCCTTAAAAACACTTCAAAATATATGTACATCAAAGGCGCTTTGGAACACGGGGATGTAATTGTGACCGAAGGCGCACTGATGTTATTCAGCGAACTAACTGACAACTGA
- a CDS encoding efflux RND transporter permease subunit, with translation MDKLIKSIIGFSLKHKAIVFFITLLVVVAGAISFYFTPVEAYPDVTNTEVVIITQWSGRSAEEVERFISIPIETEMNSISHKSALRSINLFGLSFIKIVFEDGVDGFNARMEASQKLANVNLPDGVDAEIQPPAGPTGEIYRYTLESKTKTNTELKTIQDWVVEKSLKAVSGVADVVSFGGHIKTFEVSVNPNLLSKFGLTALDVYSALQRANVNVGGDVLRQGQQAFVVRGIGIVTGIPDIEKIIVKNLNGVPVRMSNIGTVHESALPQLGIVGRDSHDDVVEGIVLMRKGENPGEVLPTLKAKVDYLNTVVLPNDVKIKVFYDRTELNKHTLSTVGENVMMGITLVTIILLIFLADWRTTVTVALVIPLALLFAFILMRAKGMSANLLSIGAIDFGIIIDGAVVMVEGLFVMLAHWAETEGMEKFNKRAKLGKILKTALEMGKSIFVSKLIIITALLPIFSFQKVEGKLFSPLAFTMGFALLGALLLALTFVPVMSSILLNKNVRERHNPIISWLNRKYSPLLDHVMLYPKRAVLTAVIALCVAIFSFRWVGSEFLPHLNEGSIYVRASMPLSVSLEDSYHYTRKFRQIFEQFPEVRGVISQTGRPNDGTDATGFFNQEFFVDLFPADEWKRDITKDQLIAQMQAKLAGYKGIDFGFSQPISDNVEEAVSGVKGSIAVKITGDDLNLLDKKADEVYAQLKTVQGVEDLGIFRNLGQPELRITLNPDKMAQYGVDAADANAVIEMAIGGKAVSQVYEGERKFDLRLRYDLPYRSSIDQIGNLLVPTLNGGKIPLKELASINNQAGPAFIYREDNARFIAVKFSVRGRDLGSAVDEARGKVKQHVKLAKGYEIKWNGEFENQERAERQLMVVVPISILLIFFILFASFGNTLDSVLVLLNVPFALIGGIAALLLTNTNFSISAGVGFIALFGVATQDGVILVNKFRHNLHAGMPLIEAIKDGARSRLRPVIMTALMASLGLLPAALSTGIGSETQKPLAIVVIGGLMTATLLSLLILPTIYEYIYSSRERRKKLLK, from the coding sequence ATGGATAAGCTTATTAAAAGTATCATTGGGTTTTCACTCAAACATAAGGCTATTGTCTTTTTTATCACTTTGCTGGTGGTTGTGGCAGGAGCAATCAGTTTTTATTTCACACCGGTTGAAGCCTATCCGGACGTGACAAATACTGAGGTTGTGATCATTACGCAATGGTCGGGCAGAAGCGCTGAGGAAGTGGAACGTTTCATTTCCATTCCTATCGAAACAGAAATGAATTCGATCAGCCATAAGTCGGCTTTGCGTTCTATCAATTTATTTGGCCTTTCTTTTATCAAAATTGTTTTTGAAGATGGTGTCGATGGTTTTAATGCCAGGATGGAAGCGTCACAGAAACTGGCAAACGTAAACCTGCCGGATGGTGTCGATGCTGAAATACAGCCGCCTGCAGGCCCGACCGGTGAAATTTACCGTTATACACTGGAATCAAAAACCAAAACCAATACAGAACTGAAAACAATTCAGGACTGGGTGGTAGAAAAAAGCCTGAAAGCAGTTTCGGGTGTAGCTGATGTGGTTAGTTTCGGCGGTCATATCAAAACATTTGAGGTAAGTGTAAATCCTAATCTTTTATCAAAATTCGGGCTGACTGCGCTGGATGTATACAGCGCGCTGCAACGTGCCAATGTGAATGTAGGCGGCGATGTACTGCGCCAGGGACAGCAGGCTTTTGTGGTAAGAGGGATCGGAATAGTAACGGGCATACCGGACATTGAAAAAATTATTGTTAAAAATCTCAACGGCGTTCCTGTCCGGATGTCCAATATTGGTACCGTTCACGAATCCGCTTTGCCACAGCTTGGGATTGTTGGCCGCGACAGCCATGATGATGTGGTAGAAGGAATTGTACTCATGCGAAAAGGAGAAAATCCGGGTGAAGTGCTACCAACGCTGAAAGCAAAAGTGGATTATCTGAATACAGTCGTTCTGCCTAATGATGTAAAAATCAAAGTATTTTATGATCGTACCGAGCTGAATAAACATACTTTGAGTACGGTTGGGGAAAACGTAATGATGGGTATTACACTGGTAACAATTATCCTGCTGATTTTCCTTGCCGACTGGCGTACAACGGTTACTGTTGCCCTGGTTATTCCGCTTGCCTTATTATTTGCATTTATTCTTATGCGGGCAAAAGGTATGAGTGCCAATCTTCTTTCCATCGGTGCTATTGACTTCGGTATTATCATTGACGGAGCAGTTGTAATGGTCGAAGGGTTGTTTGTGATGCTCGCGCACTGGGCCGAAACCGAAGGAATGGAGAAATTCAATAAGCGCGCGAAACTGGGAAAAATCCTGAAAACTGCATTGGAAATGGGTAAATCTATTTTCGTTTCCAAACTGATCATCATTACAGCACTCTTACCTATTTTCTCTTTCCAGAAAGTAGAAGGAAAACTGTTCAGCCCACTGGCTTTTACAATGGGTTTTGCACTGCTGGGAGCGCTTTTACTGGCACTGACCTTTGTACCCGTTATGAGCAGCATTCTGTTAAATAAAAATGTAAGAGAACGCCATAACCCGATCATTTCATGGCTCAACAGGAAGTATTCACCACTGCTGGACCACGTGATGCTATATCCAAAACGGGCCGTATTAACAGCTGTAATCGCATTGTGCGTTGCTATTTTTTCGTTCCGCTGGGTAGGCTCTGAATTTTTGCCACATCTGAATGAAGGTTCTATTTATGTTCGGGCAAGTATGCCATTGTCCGTAAGTCTGGAAGACAGCTACCATTATACCCGTAAATTCCGTCAGATTTTTGAACAGTTTCCGGAAGTAAGAGGAGTGATTTCCCAAACGGGCAGGCCTAATGACGGAACCGACGCCACCGGATTTTTTAACCAGGAATTTTTCGTGGATCTTTTTCCGGCCGATGAATGGAAACGGGATATTACCAAGGATCAGCTCATTGCCCAGATGCAGGCCAAACTGGCAGGCTATAAAGGAATAGATTTTGGTTTTTCACAACCTATTTCGGATAATGTGGAAGAAGCTGTATCAGGAGTAAAAGGCTCAATTGCGGTAAAAATTACAGGAGACGATCTTAATCTGCTCGATAAAAAAGCGGATGAAGTTTATGCGCAACTCAAAACGGTGCAAGGCGTGGAAGACCTGGGTATTTTCCGGAATCTTGGACAACCCGAATTACGGATTACGCTCAATCCTGATAAAATGGCCCAATATGGGGTTGATGCGGCGGATGCTAATGCAGTTATTGAAATGGCGATTGGCGGAAAAGCAGTGAGCCAGGTATATGAAGGCGAGCGGAAATTTGATCTGCGGCTTCGTTATGATCTTCCTTATCGCTCTTCTATTGACCAGATTGGCAATTTGCTGGTACCAACTTTAAACGGTGGAAAAATACCGTTAAAAGAACTGGCATCCATTAACAATCAGGCCGGGCCTGCATTTATTTACAGGGAAGACAATGCGAGGTTTATTGCCGTGAAATTCTCAGTACGCGGCCGTGATCTGGGTAGTGCAGTAGACGAAGCACGAGGCAAAGTAAAACAGCATGTAAAACTTGCGAAAGGTTATGAAATTAAATGGAATGGTGAATTTGAAAACCAGGAACGCGCTGAACGTCAGTTGATGGTAGTAGTTCCGATTAGTATTCTATTGATTTTCTTTATCCTGTTTGCTTCCTTTGGAAATACGCTGGATTCGGTTCTGGTATTACTTAATGTACCTTTTGCCCTGATTGGTGGTATTGCGGCCTTGTTGCTTACCAACACGAATTTTAGTATTTCAGCAGGTGTTGGATTTATTGCATTGTTTGGCGTTGCAACGCAGGATGGTGTAATTCTGGTTAATAAGTTCAGGCATAATCTGCATGCCGGAATGCCACTGATCGAGGCAATTAAAGATGGTGCCAGATCACGGTTGCGGCCAGTTATCATGACTGCATTAATGGCTTCCCTTGGATTACTACCAGCAGCTTTAAGTACAGGAATTGGCTCTGAAACCCAGAAACCACTGGCAATTGTGGTGATTGGCGGATTGATGACAGCAACATTATTATCGCTGCTTATCCTGCCAACGATTTACGAATATATTTACAGCAGCAGGGAACGAAGGAAGAAGTTGCTGAAATAA
- a CDS encoding cupin domain-containing protein encodes MNGEVSRFIDSGILEMYVLGDTSPEQNEQMERMLKEHVEIREELYSIEVALEKYAINQAAPVDPTIKPFLMATVDYMQRISNGEPVSFPPQIAADSLISDYNDWLNRADLQLTGPLDEIEAHIIGSTPELTTAIVWIRNGAPAEIHKKELETFLIVEGTCNIVVEGKDNHLGRGDIFTIPLYRSHYVQITSAIPCKIILQRLAA; translated from the coding sequence ATGAATGGTGAAGTAAGCAGATTTATTGACTCCGGAATATTGGAAATGTATGTTTTGGGAGATACCAGTCCGGAACAAAATGAGCAAATGGAGCGAATGCTGAAGGAGCACGTCGAAATCCGGGAGGAACTATATTCCATTGAAGTTGCTCTGGAAAAGTATGCCATTAATCAAGCTGCTCCTGTTGATCCTACAATCAAGCCGTTTTTAATGGCAACAGTAGATTATATGCAACGAATATCCAATGGTGAGCCCGTTTCATTTCCTCCTCAGATCGCTGCAGACTCTTTAATATCTGATTATAACGACTGGCTTAACAGAGCAGATCTTCAACTCACCGGGCCTTTGGATGAAATTGAGGCGCATATCATTGGTTCAACGCCCGAACTGACAACAGCTATTGTCTGGATTAGAAATGGCGCACCTGCTGAAATACATAAAAAAGAACTGGAAACTTTTCTTATCGTCGAAGGCACCTGCAATATTGTAGTTGAGGGAAAAGATAATCATCTCGGCCGGGGCGATATATTTACTATTCCATTATACAGGTCACATTATGTGCAGATCACTTCTGCAATACCTTGTAAAATTATCCTGCAAAGGCTGGCAGCTTAG
- a CDS encoding Txe/YoeB family addiction module toxin, with the protein MGKYRVIISEVAEKELLKIKKSGDKASILKINNIFSELYETPKTGIGKPEPLKFNLTGYWSGRINKKDRLIYRIDENIVTVTFISVLGHYLNK; encoded by the coding sequence ATGGGAAAATATAGGGTAATTATTTCAGAAGTTGCCGAGAAAGAACTTCTTAAAATTAAGAAATCAGGTGATAAAGCATCAATTTTAAAAATAAATAATATATTTTCTGAGTTGTATGAAACTCCTAAAACAGGAATCGGAAAACCGGAACCATTAAAATTTAACCTGACTGGTTACTGGTCAGGACGGATAAACAAAAAGGATCGCTTAATTTATCGCATAGATGAAAATATAGTAACGGTCACTTTTATATCTGTACTGGGTCATTATTTAAATAAATGA
- a CDS encoding type II toxin-antitoxin system Phd/YefM family antitoxin has protein sequence MLVISSREFRSNQKKYFDLLDDKVQIVVQWGKDKSYLLTPLSEADALSVNPELINLIKAAEKKISEGKYKVLDPSKSIWENIG, from the coding sequence ATGTTGGTAATTAGCAGCCGGGAATTTCGAAGTAATCAAAAAAAATATTTTGATTTGTTGGATGATAAAGTCCAGATCGTCGTGCAGTGGGGTAAAGATAAATCATACTTACTTACACCACTATCCGAAGCAGATGCCTTATCAGTTAATCCTGAATTGATAAATCTCATAAAAGCAGCTGAGAAAAAAATCAGCGAAGGCAAATATAAAGTCCTTGATCCCAGTAAGTCAATATGGGAAAATATAGGGTAA
- a CDS encoding GNAT family N-acetyltransferase, with amino-acid sequence MPQLLTRKAALSDLPTLLRFEQGVITAERPFDSDIKPDPVHYYDIEELINASHIELVVAEVDGELIGCGYARIEKSRHFLRHPLHAYLGFMYVDPAHRGKGVNKKIIEALKQWALSRNIKELRLDVYEGNLPAVQAYEKAGFSKQLINMRMDI; translated from the coding sequence ATGCCGCAACTCTTAACAAGAAAAGCCGCCCTTTCCGACCTTCCCACACTATTACGTTTTGAACAAGGCGTTATCACTGCTGAAAGGCCATTTGACAGTGATATAAAGCCGGATCCTGTGCATTATTACGACATTGAGGAATTAATCAATGCATCGCATATTGAACTCGTTGTAGCCGAAGTGGATGGAGAACTTATCGGCTGCGGTTATGCGCGTATTGAAAAGTCAAGACATTTTTTGAGACATCCCTTGCATGCATATTTGGGATTTATGTACGTTGATCCGGCTCATCGCGGAAAAGGTGTTAACAAAAAAATTATTGAAGCTTTGAAACAATGGGCACTGTCACGGAATATTAAGGAACTGCGGCTGGATGTTTATGAAGGAAATTTGCCAGCAGTTCAGGCTTATGAAAAAGCAGGATTCAGCAAACAGCTGATCAACATGCGAATGGATATATAA
- a CDS encoding DUF2911 domain-containing protein, whose translation MKKGSISKGLMMALAMMLVSSLVWAQEDKASRPSPPKTATGKVGGATITINYSSPAVKGRKIFGDLVPFDKVWRAGANEATLFETDKDIKVEGKALPAGKYSLYVIPGANEWTFIFNSETGQWGIKRSGETSKDASKDVLSVKVKPGKSASLNERLMYEVTSSGFSLGWENTQASVSIK comes from the coding sequence ATGAAAAAGGGATCAATTTCAAAAGGACTGATGATGGCATTGGCAATGATGCTGGTGTCGTCACTTGTTTGGGCACAGGAAGATAAGGCCAGCCGGCCAAGCCCACCTAAAACCGCCACGGGAAAAGTGGGAGGAGCAACGATTACTATCAATTATTCCAGTCCGGCGGTGAAAGGGCGTAAAATTTTTGGAGACCTAGTTCCATTTGACAAAGTATGGAGAGCAGGTGCCAATGAGGCTACTCTTTTTGAAACAGATAAGGATATAAAAGTGGAAGGAAAAGCGCTGCCTGCCGGAAAATACAGCTTGTATGTAATTCCTGGTGCAAACGAATGGACATTTATTTTCAATTCTGAAACAGGCCAGTGGGGGATCAAGCGGTCAGGGGAAACTTCGAAAGACGCTTCAAAAGACGTTCTTAGTGTGAAAGTAAAACCCGGCAAAAGTGCTTCACTGAATGAGCGTTTAATGTATGAGGTTACATCAAGTGGTTTTTCTCTTGGTTGGGAAAATACACAGGCATCTGTTTCTATAAAATAG